The genomic DNA ATTGTTTATTATGAACCGGAAATTCGGGGACGACGACCTGATTTTGTTATTATCGGCCCGGATCTTGGACTCGTTGTTCTTGAAGTAAAGGATTATACGAAAAGCACGTTGCATCAAATTAATCAGGACGAATGGATGCTACATACCTCAGCCGGTGAGACACGAACGGTGAAAAGTCCGCTGAAACAGGCGCGGGACAATGCCCGACTTATTTCGGACCAATTGAAAAAAGACAAAAACTTACTTCAAGGTTTATCTGGTTATCTAAAGTTTTCCTATGGATACGGTACGGTATTTACACGTTTGAAGCAAGAGGATTTCATTAAATTAGGACTATACAATGTAATAGATCCTTCTTTTGTGCTGTGCAGAGATGAGATTGATACAGAAGACGAAGGATTTTCCAGCGAAACTTTGATGGAAAAGCTGTTTGGTATGTTCACGATTCAAAGCAAACGTCGTTATACCCTTACAGATGAGGACATTCAGGCTATCCGGTTTCATTTATTTCCCGAAGTACGGATTAGCGCAGAGTTCAAGGAACCTGTACCTTATCAGGATCAGTTGTTGCTATCTCTTCATAATATCAAAACCATGGATCTGCACCAGGAGAATATGGCTAAACAATTGGGAGACAGACATCGTCTTATTCGTGGCGTGGCAGGTAGTGGAAAAACGCTGGTTCTTGTCAGTCGGGCTAAGATGCTGGCTCAAGCCCATCCTGATTGGAAAATTCTTGTTCTTTGCTATGGTATCCCCCTATCTCGGACTCTCAAGCAGTGGATTGGCCAAAAAATGAGGGAGCCGGAAGATTTATTTGGTTTTGCTAATGCAGAATGTGAATGGGAATCTTCTAATATTGAAGTATATAACTTTCATGAATGGCTTGGTAGTCATATGCGGATCAAGGATAGTGCGATACCTGAGTTGCTAGAGAAATTGGACAAATCTGAAGCCATTGTTCCGATCTACGATGCCATACTCATTGATGAAGGACAGGACTTTGAACCAGATTGGTTGCGTTTGGTCAGTCATTGTCTCAATCCTGATACGAAGTCCCTACTGTTAGTAGAGGATCGGGCGCAATCTATTTTCAAAAGGAAGAATAGTCTTGTACAGGAAACGGGTCTCGATTTTCGGGGGAGATCGAAAATCCTTTCTATTAACTACCGAAATACGGCCCAAATTGTACAATTTGCTTGGGATTTTTATCGCAGCCATTCACAACTACAGAACAAGGTGCAAAGCGGCTCACTTGAAGGAGTTGAAATTATTCCCCCACAGTCAACCAAGCGCAAGGGACCTGAACCTATCTTCCGTAGATGCCGAAATATTCGCGAGGAGATGGATTTTATTATTAAATCTATTACATTTCTGCGTCAAGAAAAGGCTATTCCGCTTAATGATATAGCTATTTTATATAGGGTGCAGAACAGTTACAAAATCTCTTATATTAATGAGATCAAAAGCAGCTTACAGAAGCATCAGGTACCGTATACCTGGATGACTGAAAGCCGTGAATCCAAACGTAATTTTATAAGAGAAGAAGAGACGGTAAAAATATCTACTCTCGACAGTGCTAAAGGTCTGGATTTTCGTGCTGTCTTTATTGTGGCGATTGAGAACATGCCATTTAAGAGGGAAGAGGTTGAAGAAAGAGAGGTCTCTCTGCTATATATTGGCATGACCCGTGCGCTCGAATGGTTGTTTCTTACATATAGCGGAGAGTCCAAATATACCTTGTATCTGGATGAGATGTATAAGAGGAAAACGAAGAAAATCGCACCCAAGCAATCAGGTTGATGGGTCTCCAATTTATTCACAACTTTGTAACCTCGATGGTCGGGGAGATTGCGAGATTGTTGTCGAATTGTTTCACTATATTTACATACTATACTCTGGTAATCTATTAATATATATAGGTGGGACGGAAAGGCGTTCCGATTCAATCGGTTGAGATGCGTTTATGTTCTATATGTTTAGTGAATGTCTATATTGCCATGTCTATACCGTCATGTCTGTATAACTTCATAGACAAGCTAGAGATAGCTCCCGCACAATATAAAATACAGCACAGGATGGTGTAAGTAATGAAGTTTTTGAATGTAAAATGGATGGCTGTATGTTTGATGGCAATCTGTTGTTTGGGTCTGTTGGGCGTACATACGAATACGGCAAGTGCGCAAGCGAAGGCTCCTTTGCTGGGGGTCAATGATGTATTACTGGATTCGAATACGATTCGGCCAGTGATGGAAAATGACAAATTGTATGTACCTATCGTTACATTAGGTCAAAAGATGGGGATTTCCACTTCGGTCAGCGGTCGTACATTGCAGTTGACGGGACATAATCGCAGCTTTACGCTGGATCTGACCAAGGGTGATGTTTTTGAGCGCGGAGGACGTACGATGGTGCCGATTCGCACCTTGGCGGATGCCTTCGGTTTTACCATCACGATACCTTCAAGCAATCTATACCGAATTCAGAATGCGAATGCAAGCTTGTCTGATACACAATTTTTGAACAAATTTGCCGCAGAAATTAAACAGTATGTTGCTGTGAAGCCAGGGAAATCTGGCAATACAGGAACTAAGGGGAACGCTTCCCCATCAAGCCGTACGATTTATTTGAGCTTCGATGACGGTCCTACGGCACATACCTCACAACTGCTAGATATCTTGGATAAATATAATGCCAAGGCGACTTTCTTTATGTTGGGACCGGAAATTCGTCAACATAGTGCAGTTATGAAGAGAATGGTAGAAGCGGGTCATGGTTTGGGCTTGCACGGCATGACGCACCAGGTGAAGAAAATCTATGCTTCTCCGGCAGCGGCGCTTGGAGAAATGAATCAGGATAATGAGATTTTATTCCAGGCAACAGGACAACGCACTTCTTTAATTCGTACGCCTTATGGCAGCAAACCGTATTTGAATAAAGCATTTCGTGATCAACTGACGGGTGCAGGCTATCATATTTGGGATTGGAATGTAGATTCCAACGATTGGCGTTATACCAAAAATCCAGAGCATTTTGAACAGAGCGTTCTGCGTGATATTAAAAGATTGAAAAAACAAGGCAGAACACCTGTCGTTCTTATGCATGATAAGCCATCTACGATCAAGGTTCTTCCACAGATCATGGCAGCTTTGCAGAAAGAAGGCTATTCGTTCGAACCGTTAAATGGCAATTTGACTCCACTTAATTTTTGGAATGATCATCGTTAATTGAATAGCTGTCAGAAAAACAGGCTACCCTACTTTATTTTTTGAAGAGGGGGGTCTGTTTTTTTTCGTGTTTGCACAGAAAATCATGAGGTTTAACAGCTTGTTTTATATGAATCTATGAATTCTTATCCCTGTTCAGGTCATATGACTTTACGGGTTGCCACGTCGCTGCATATATTGCAGTAACCGTCCCGAGAGGAGGAACAGGTATGAATATTAACCCGGCAATGTTTAGTATGTTTTGTGCTACCACAGGTGCCATTATTACATTTGCATTTGGCGGCTGGAATCAGTTGATGGTGCTGTTCACAGTTGCGATGGCTGTTGATTATGTGACAGGAGTTGCCGCAGCGATTAAGACAGGACAAGGCTTGAGCAGCAAAGCCGGTTTTTGGGGGTTGATGAGAAAGGCTTTGATGCTGATGGTGATTTCTTTGGCACATCATATGGATCTTCTGATGGGCACCGAAATCATGAAAGGGGCGGCGACGTATTTTTATTTATCCAACGAATTAATCTCTATTACAGAAAACTGCTCACGCATGGGCTTGCCGCTTCCACCAAAGCTCAAGAATTTTTTTGCTTTGCTGAAGGACAAGGAGTCTGGTGGGAAAGATGGTGGGAAAGATCGCTAGAATTATAAAGCTTCTTTCCGTATGTGGGGCGTTATGATAAAATTTTGAAGAGAACATTTTAAAAGATAAGGAGCCTATACGTATGATTAAACATATTGTTTTGTTCAAATTGAAAGACCGCTCCCCTGAAAGCATTGAGCATACGGCATCCATTTTGCGGAGCATGAACGGTAAAATCAAAGAACTTCTGTCACTCGAAATAGGTACGGATGTGATTCGTTCGGAACGATCTTATGATATTTCCCTTACGGCTGTTGTCGAAACACTGGAGGACTTGCAAACGTATCAGGTACACCCTGTGCATCAGGAGATCATTGTACACATGAATGAAGTGAAGGATGTATCGATCGCAGTAGATTATGAAATTTGAAGCGGTTACGGGAGGTGCAGGACCTTGTATTATGTCAACCGGGAGCAAATTGAGCTTCGACTCGGTGCCGTTCCCGACATTGTTGCAGGACTCCGCCGCATAACGGCCGCTTGGAACGGAGATTTGTTGCAGGGGCTGGTGCAGGAGCGCTGTCTACATCTGGCGATTGAAACGGTAACAGATGTAGGGAGCTATATCATTGACG from Paenibacillus sp. FSL R10-2782 includes the following:
- a CDS encoding polysaccharide deacetylase family protein, which codes for MKFLNVKWMAVCLMAICCLGLLGVHTNTASAQAKAPLLGVNDVLLDSNTIRPVMENDKLYVPIVTLGQKMGISTSVSGRTLQLTGHNRSFTLDLTKGDVFERGGRTMVPIRTLADAFGFTITIPSSNLYRIQNANASLSDTQFLNKFAAEIKQYVAVKPGKSGNTGTKGNASPSSRTIYLSFDDGPTAHTSQLLDILDKYNAKATFFMLGPEIRQHSAVMKRMVEAGHGLGLHGMTHQVKKIYASPAAALGEMNQDNEILFQATGQRTSLIRTPYGSKPYLNKAFRDQLTGAGYHIWDWNVDSNDWRYTKNPEHFEQSVLRDIKRLKKQGRTPVVLMHDKPSTIKVLPQIMAALQKEGYSFEPLNGNLTPLNFWNDHR
- a CDS encoding nuclease-related domain-containing DEAD/DEAH box helicase, coding for MAYMVPEYIPKNATAGERLLFETLKRYLPSDYIVYYEPEIRGRRPDFVIIGPDLGLVVLEVKDYTKSTLHQINQDEWMLHTSAGETRTVKSPLKQARDNARLISDQLKKDKNLLQGLSGYLKFSYGYGTVFTRLKQEDFIKLGLYNVIDPSFVLCRDEIDTEDEGFSSETLMEKLFGMFTIQSKRRYTLTDEDIQAIRFHLFPEVRISAEFKEPVPYQDQLLLSLHNIKTMDLHQENMAKQLGDRHRLIRGVAGSGKTLVLVSRAKMLAQAHPDWKILVLCYGIPLSRTLKQWIGQKMREPEDLFGFANAECEWESSNIEVYNFHEWLGSHMRIKDSAIPELLEKLDKSEAIVPIYDAILIDEGQDFEPDWLRLVSHCLNPDTKSLLLVEDRAQSIFKRKNSLVQETGLDFRGRSKILSINYRNTAQIVQFAWDFYRSHSQLQNKVQSGSLEGVEIIPPQSTKRKGPEPIFRRCRNIREEMDFIIKSITFLRQEKAIPLNDIAILYRVQNSYKISYINEIKSSLQKHQVPYTWMTESRESKRNFIREEETVKISTLDSAKGLDFRAVFIVAIENMPFKREEVEEREVSLLYIGMTRALEWLFLTYSGESKYTLYLDEMYKRKTKKIAPKQSG
- a CDS encoding phage holin family protein, whose product is MNINPAMFSMFCATTGAIITFAFGGWNQLMVLFTVAMAVDYVTGVAAAIKTGQGLSSKAGFWGLMRKALMLMVISLAHHMDLLMGTEIMKGAATYFYLSNELISITENCSRMGLPLPPKLKNFFALLKDKESGGKDGGKDR
- a CDS encoding Dabb family protein — translated: MIKHIVLFKLKDRSPESIEHTASILRSMNGKIKELLSLEIGTDVIRSERSYDISLTAVVETLEDLQTYQVHPVHQEIIVHMNEVKDVSIAVDYEI